A single region of the Gadus morhua chromosome 5, gadMor3.0, whole genome shotgun sequence genome encodes:
- the pabpc4 gene encoding polyadenylate-binding protein 4, which translates to MNTATTGSYPMASLYVGDLHPDITEAMLYEKFSPAGPVLSIRVCRDMITRRSLGYAYVNFSQPADAERALDTMNFDVVKGKPIRIMWSQRDPSLRKSGVGNVFIKNLDKSIDNKALYDTFSAFGNILSCKVVCDENGSKGYAFVHFETQDAADRAIEKMNGMLLNDRKVFVGRFKSRKEREAELGAKAKEFTNVYIKNFSDDMTDDQLKVLFDQHGRTLSVKVMTDPSGKSRGFGFVSYEKHEDANRAVEEMNGTEVQGKTVFVGRAQKKMERQAELKRRFEMLKQERISRYQGVNLYIKNLDDTIDDEKLRKEFSPFGSITSAKVMLEEGRSKGFGFVCFSSPEEATKAVTEMNGRIVGSKPLYVALAQRKEERKAHLTNQYMQRIAGMRALPANAIINQFQPASGYFMPAVPQVGQAQNRTTYYAPNQMAQMRPNPRWQQQGGRGQGGFQGMPGSLRQPGPRGNMRHMSPNSNAPRGGAQPMGPRPSMGVAAPRAMPPYKYASGVRNPNPQGVQPIALQQAQPAVHVQGQEPLTSSMLAAAPPQEQKQMLGERLFPLIQSMHASLAGKITGMLLEIDNSELLHMLESQESLRSKVDEAVAVLQAHQAKKDATQKVGGLTSTAPAASS; encoded by the exons ATGAACACTGCGACAACCGGGAGTTATCCAATGGCTTCTCTCTATGTTGGCGATCTGCACCCCGATATCACGGAGGCTATGCTGTACGAGAAATTCAGCCCAGCTGGACCGGTGCTCTCGATTCGGGTATGCCGGGATATGATCACCAGACGTTCTCTGGGTTATGCCTACGTGAACTTCTCCCAACCTGCTGACG CGGAGAGAGCCTTGGACACCATGAACTTTGACGTGGTGAAGGGGAAGCCCATCCGAATTATGTGGTCCCAAAGAGACCCCTCGCTCAGGAAATCCGGCGTGGGCAACGTGTTCATCAAGAACCTGGACAAGTCGATCGACAACAAGGCCCTCTACGACACCTTCTCGGCCTTCGGCAACATCCTCTCATGCAAG GTGGTGTGCGATGAGAACGGCTCCAAGGGATACGCCTTTGTGCACTTTGAGACCCAAGATGCGGCCGACCGTGCCATTGAGAAGATGAACGGGATGCTGCTCAATGACCGCAAGGT gttCGTAGGTCGTTTCAAGTCTCGCAAGGAGCGGGAGGCTGAACTGGGGGCCAAAGCCAAGGAGTTCACCAATGTCTACATCAAGAACTTTAGTGACGATATGACTGACGACCAGCTGAAAGTGCTCTTCGACCAACACG GTAGAACGCTCAGTGTGAAGGTAATGACAGACCCCTCCGGCAAATCCAGAGGCTTTGGATTTGTTAGTTATGAGAAACATGAGGACGCCAACAGG gcGGTGGAAGAAATGAATGGCACAGAGGTCCAGGGCAAGACTGTGTTTGTGGGTCGCGCTCAGAAGAAGATGGAGCGCCAGGCTGAGCTAAAGAGGCGGTTTGAGATGCTAAAACAGGAACGCATCAGTCGCTACCAG GGTGTTAACCTGTACATCAAGAACCTTGATGACACCATCGATGACGAGAAACTGCGCAAGGAGTTCTCTCCATTCGGATCCATCACCAGTGCGAAG GTCATGCTGGAGGAGGGCCGCTCCAAGGGGTTCGGCTTCGTCTGCTTCTCCTCCCCGGAGGAGGCCACCAAGGCCGTGACCGAGATGAACGGCCGCATCGTGGGCTCCAAGCCCCTCTATGTGGCCCTGGCCCAGCGCAAAGAGGAGCGCAAGGCCCACCTCACCAACCAGTACATGCAGCGCATCGCCGGCATGAGGGCCCTGCCTGCCAACGCCATCATCAACCAGTTCCAGCCCGCCAGTGGCTACTTCATGCCCGCCGTGCCCCAAGTTGGG CAGGCGCAGAACAGGACCACTTACTACGCACCCAATCAGATGGCCCAGATGAGACCCAACCCACGTTGGCAACAGCAAGGTGGACGGGGTCAAG GGGGCTTCCAGGGAATGCCGGGCTCCCTGCGGCAGCCGGGACCCCGCGGCAACATGAGACACATGTCCCCCAACTCTAACGCCCCGCGAG GTGGCGCCCAGCCCATGGGTCCCCGTCCCTCCATGGGGGTCGCAGCTCCCCGGGCCATGCCACCCTACAAGTACGCCTCCGGGGTGCGGAACCCCAACCCCCAGGGCGTGCAGCCAATCGCCTTACAGCAG GCTCAGCCAGCAGTACATGTGCAGGGACAGGAACCCCTGACATCCTCCATGCTGGCGGCCGCTCCTCCCCAGGAGCAGAAGCAGATGCTGG gGGAGCGTCTCTTCCCTCTCATTCAGTCCATGCATGCCAGCCTGGCAGGGAAGATCACCGGCATGCTGCTGGAGATCGACAACTCAGAGCTGCTGCACATGCTGGAGTCCCAGGAGTCGCTGCGCTCTAAG GTGGACGAGGCTGTCGCTGTCCTGCAGGCGCATCAGGCCAAGAAAGATGCCACACAGAAAGTCGGGGGCCTCACTTCCACTGCACCTGCTGCCTCCTCCTAA
- the LOC115543581 gene encoding probable histone deacetylase 1-B → MIGSYDVQQSIISSAFTRLFFSHTVCKAIKKTKMALSSSSKKKVCYYYDGDVGNYYYGQGHPMKPHRIRMTHNLLLNYGLYRKMEIYRPHKANGEEMTKYHSDDYIKFLRSIRPDNMSEYSKQMQRFNVGEDCPVFDGLFEFCQLSTGGSVAGAVKLNKQQTDIAINWAGGLHHAKKSEASGFCYVNDIVLAILELLKYHQRVLYIDIDIHHGDGVEEAFYTTDRVMTVSFHKYGEYFPGTGDLRDIGAGKGKYYAVNYPLRDGIDDESYEAIFKPIMAKVMEMYQPSAVVLQCGADSLSGDRLGCFNLTIKGHAKCVEYMKSFNLPLLMLGGGGYTIRNVARCWTYETAVALDSPIPNELPYNDYFEYFGPDFKLHISPSNMTNQNTNDYLEKIKQRLFENLRMLPHAPGVQMQAIPEDAVQEDSGDEEEDDPNKRISIRAHDKRIACEEEFSDSEDEGEGGRRNTASFKKAKRTKTEGEKEAEEKEKKEVKEEEKQPEEEKMDTSKPKEESKTP, encoded by the exons ATGATTGGCTCTTACGACGTGCAACAAAGTATCATCTCTAGCGCTTTTACaaggctttttttttcacaCACGGTTTGCAAAGCCATCAAAAAGACTAAAATGGCGCTGAGTTCAAGCTCCAAGAAAAAAGTTTGCTACTATTATGATG GTGATGTCGGGAATTACTACTATGGCCAGGGACATCCAATGAAGCCCCACCGCATCCGCATGACCCACAACCTGTTGCTGAACTATGGCCTCTACAGAAAGATGGAGATATAT CGTCCTCACAAAGCCAATGGTGAGGAGATGACCAAGTATCACAGTGATGACTACATTAAGTTTTTACGATCCATCCGGCCAGACAACATGTCTGAGTACAGCAAACAGATGCAGCGAT TTAATGTGGGGGAGGACTGTCCAGTGTTTGACGGACTGTTTGAGTTCTGCCAGCTGTCCACGGGAGGCTCTGTTG CGGGTGCTGTGAAGCTGAACAAGCAGCAGACGGACATAGCCATCAACTGGGCTGGGGGCTTGCATCACGCCAAGAAGTCCGAAGCCTCGGGTTTCTGCTACGTCAACGACATCGTCCTGGCTATCCTCGAGTTACTGAA ATACCACCAGAGGGTTCTCTACATCGACATCGATATCCACCACGGAGACGGCGTGGAGGAGGCCTTCTACACCACGGACCGCGTCATGACCGTGTCCTTCCACAAGTACGGGGAGTACTTCCCTGGCACCGGAGACTTGAGG GACATTGGTGCAGGGAAGGGAAAATATTATGCAGTGAATTACCCACTGCGGGACGGGATCGACGACGAATCGTACGAAGCCATCTTTAAGCCG ATCATGGCCAAGGTGATGGAGATGTACCAACCTTCTGCTGTGGTGCTCCAGTGTGGAGCAGATTCTTTGTCTGGAGATCGGCTTGGCTGCTTTAACCTCACCATCAAAG GCCATGCCAAGTGTGTGGAGTACATGAAGAGCTTCAATCTGCCCCTGCTGATGCTGGGCGGCGGGGGCTACACCATCCGCAACGTGGCCCGCTGCTGGACCTACGAGACGGCCGTGGCCCTGGACAGCCCCATCCCCAACG AGCTGCCGTACAACGACTACTTTGAGTACTTCGGGCCGGACTTCAAGCTGCACATCAGCCCGTCCAACATGACCAACCAGAACACCAACGACTACCTGGAGAAGATCAA GCAGCGTCTGTTTGAGAACCTGCGCATGCTGCCCCACGCGCCCGGCGTGCAGATGCAGGCCATCCCGGAGGACGCCGTGCAGGAGGACAGcggcgacgaggaggaggacgacccCAACAAGCGCATCTCCA TTCGGGCCCACGACAAGCGGATAGCATGCGAGGAAGAGTTCTCCGACTCGGAAGACGAAGGCGAGGGGGGCCGGCGGAACACGGCCAGCTTCAAGAAGGCCAAGCGCACAAAGACGGAGGGCGAGAAGGAGgccgaggagaaggagaagaaag AAGTGAAGGAAGAAGAGAAGCAGCCCGAAGAGGAGAAAATGGACACGTCGAA GCCGAAAGAAGAGTCCAAGACGCCCTGA
- the zpcx gene encoding zona pellucida protein C — MMLTLGVFLLCFGTGTLLPFHSTLESQIAELSQGIFEDAFLFPADMNFQGPFDTMFSSWQSSRPDFHMLTELPPFMSLPNVQVLCNRSKITLLVDKAYGGVQLNGDEVQLGKGCNVNGVLDNQFVLTYDHTKCGTIRVVQSGLEVFSNYLHVDPKKSVFNWWPTPFTLPISCSPNMRPSSSFPFPLELPNEEWSFVMQPMNSFWTQTAQSNFYERGQNINVQVMAKSGVRQQPFLQACFVSPSPDPHFKPRQAVVINKGCASVSSDSSPALVEYAAPTSEGAINLVLHTSTLHSEVYMHCSVLMSAFGITPGSKSCNYNKMESRWEELSGDLEVCRCCSSRCQAVKHLNIATKAIVTTGPFYFVGEEMAEAPLTSLDHLGDSSLSSGAEAMQSDAAFAVVTEYQAPSAPSLQDSRVQSEVNEIAETPMDPPLGEPRGMVVQSLGPVARLTMWLPRGLRTTQPLPEPERTPSMPNASEAPDSRLNEIQINPRATGEDFLLPGSDKSDGKDASSDSDMGTPAMVDGCPIPEASEKTSLLEESKRKRWGWRPMVTGDFKGLVNVNNLSEEKRPEKRSNRRRDQRDASSSSPVIRSRVQFTKSVDGSQTLSYEEDVVIKQKEKPKMRSLGKDDVVKGIQKTGQRALYTFLELLKNIRAE; from the exons ATGATGTTGACGCTAGGTGTATTCTTGTTGTGTTTTGGCACGGGGACTCTTCTCCCTTTCCACTCGACATTGGAGAGCCAGATTGCTGAATTGTCTCAGGGGATTTTTGAAGATGCATTCCTTTTTCCAGCTGACATGAATTTTCAAGGACCATTCGACACAATGTTCAGCTCCTGGCAATCTAGCAGACCAGATTTCCACATGCTTACAGAACTGCCTCCCTTTATGAGTCTTCCGAATGTCCAGGTGTTGTGTAATCGATCAAAGATAACCTTGCTGGTCGATAAGGCATACGGTGGTGTCCAACTCAATGGAGATGAGGTGCAACTTGGCAAAGGGTGCAATGTGAATGGAGTTCTGGATAACCAATTTGTCTTGACTTACGACCACACAAAGTGTGGCACTATTCGTGTG GTCCAGAGTGGTTTGGAAGTTTTCTCTAACTATCTCCATGTTGATCCCAAAAAATCTGTCTTCAACTGGTGGCCTACTCCCTTCACCCTGCCTATTTCCTGCAGCCCAAACAT GCGTCCTAGTTCTAGCTTTCCATTCCCACTGGAATTGCCCAACGAAGAGTGGAGCTTTGTTATGCAACCAATGAATT CGTTCTGGACCCAGACTGCCCAGTCCAACTTCTATGAAAGGGGTCAAAATATAAATGTACAGGTGATGGCAAAATCAGGTGTCCGACAGCAGCCCTTCCTTCAGGCCTGCTTTGTGTCTCCATCCCCTGACCCCCACTTCAAACCTCGGCAGGCCGTCGTGATAAATAAAGG GTGTGCTTCAGTTTCATCTGACTCGTCTCCTGCACTGGTGGAATACGCTGCTCCGACAAGCGAGGGTGCCATTAATCTGGTCCtgcacacatctactctgcatTCAGAG GTGTACATGCACTGTAGTGTGCTGATGTCTGCCTTCGGCATCACCCCGGGGTCCAAGTCATGCAACTACAACAAGATGGAGTCCAG ATGGGAGGAGCTGAGTGGGGACCTGGAAGTATGCCGCTGCTGTAGCTCACGGTGTCAAGCAGTTAAACATCTTAACATCG CTACAAAGGCTATAGTCACTACTGGTCCTTTCTACTTCGTGGGGGAGGAAATGGCGGAGGCACCTCTGACATCGCTGGACCATCTTGGTGACTCCTCCCTGAGCTCGGGTGCTGAGGCCATGCAGTCTGACGCTGCTTTCGCTGTGGTGACTGAATACCAGGCCCCCTCAGCCCCCAGTTTGCAGGACAGCAGAGTGCAGTCTGAAGTGAACGAGATCGCAGAAACCCCCATGGATCCTCCCCTAGGTGAGCCTCGGGGTATGGTGGTCCAGAGCCTGGGCCCAGTGGCCAGGCTAACCATGTGGCTACCGAGGGGGTTGAGAACCACCCAGCCATTACCTGAGCCGGAGAGGACCCCTTCCATGCCAAATGCATCAGAGGCCCCAGACTCTAGACTAAATGAGATCCAAATCAACCCTCGTGCGACGGGCGAGGACTTCCTGCTTCCTGGCTCTGACAAGAGCGATGGGAAAGATGCATCAAGTGATTCTGATATGGGAACCCCAGCAATGGTCGACGGCTGTCCGATTCCTGAAGCCTCGGAGAAGACCTCTCTCCTGGAGGAATCCAAGAGGAAACGGTGGGGCTGGAGGCCCATGGTGACGGGGGACTTCAAGGGCCTGGTGAATGTGAACAACCTGAGTGAGGAGAAGCGGCCTGAGAAGCGCTCCAACCGACGCAGGGATCAGAGGGACGCGAGCAGCTCTTCTCCTGTAATCCGCTCTCGAGTTCAGTTTACAAAAAGCGTGGACGGGTCTCAGACGCTGAGCTACGAGGAGGACGTCGTCATCAAGCAGAAGGAAAAGCCCAAGATGCGAAGCTTGGGGAAGGATGACGTTGTCAAAGGGATTCAAAAGACGGGCCAGAGGGCGCTCTATACCTTCCTCGAATTGTTGAA gAACATCAGAGCGGAGTAA
- the tmem54a gene encoding transmembrane protein 54a, whose protein sequence is MVNFGVCCTSLKDSKALMKMGLGLVLVGHMNFLLSALVHGAVLRHISVHALARTMVYAIANVIAIVAGLLGIICGILTIVLSKNKKRVPLKWSLLVTSFISGLLGTASALGVMASTVKAIMHNGRGLLTHCKFPDADGYSSITYECPFDPTRIYGTTIVLWIPLIVLSVVQLVFSFRCFALCTSSLYLCPCHKRPRNAKRVRIQRHHQTAPSVVSAPEPDSELETPEQHELLDRHTSEGPSDWL, encoded by the exons ATGGTAAACTTTG gagTATGCTGCACCAGCCTCAAGGACAGCAAGGCCTTGATGAAGATGGGCCTTGGGCTGGTGCTGGTAGGTCACATGAACTTCCTGCTGAGTGCGCTGGTGCACGGTGCTGTGCTCAGGCACATCAGCGTCCACGCCCTGGCTCGAACCATGGTGTACGCCATCGCCAATGTGATCGCTATTGTGGCTGGCCTTCTG GGAATCATTTGTGGAATACTTACCATTGTTTTGTCCAAAAACAAGAAAAGAGTGCCACTG AAATGGTCCCTGTTGGTCACAAGCTTCATATCGGGCCTCTTAGGAACGGCCTCTGCCCTTGGTGTCATGGCCTCCACGGTGAAGGCCATAATGCACAATGGGCGGGGCCTGTTGACCCACTGCAAGTTCCCTGATGCTGATGGCTATTCCAGCATCACCTACGAATGCCCCTTTGACCCCACCCGAATCTAT GGAACCACGATAGTCCTCTGGATTCCCCTCATCGTGTTGTCCGTGGTGCAGCTGGTGTTTTCCTTCCGCTGCTTTGCGCtctgcacctcctccctctatctatGCCCGTGCCACAAGAGGCCTCGCAACGCCAAAAGG GTTCGCATTCAGAGACATCATCAAACCGCACCGTCAGTGGTTTCGGCCCCGGAACCAGACAGCGAGCTGGAGACTCCGGAGCAACATGAACTGTTGGACCGTCACACTTCAGAAGGACCGAGTGACTGGCTCTGA